The following DNA comes from Rosa rugosa chromosome 5, drRosRugo1.1, whole genome shotgun sequence.
TTGCAGCAGTAAGAGCCATCTCAAACACGCGAAATACCTGGAACCAACTATGCtgcaaatatatatacacaaaagaaattatttaaaaaaaaagttattaatCGCATATATATTTATACCAGTACAAATTTCGTGATGTAAAAAATAATCACTTTGGTTTTGTGTTGAAATTAtgtgacaaaatcatatgcaCTCACCCTTTGAGGTGCAGCAGCGATGTAGTAATTAATATTATTATAAACTGCTGGAGGCGGGGTTGGAGTCATTGCCTGCATTGTATTAGCAACGCCAACATAAACGAATTAGGCAAAAGTAAGCTTATATAGACAATTAATGAAAATCAGCAACATGACAATTGAGCTGTCTATAGTAGTGTTGCTACTTATATTGAAGAGAacgttcttctttctttttgctaTCTTGCAATGCTATAGTCCCTATGAGTCGAAGATTCATTTTATAGATTACCCTTCTTAAATctttaaatgaaataaaaactAAATGGAAAGTAGTTTATAATCTCCTAACAACTATCATTAAATAGACAGATTTCCTTCATGAATCTGCCTAATTGTTTGGCAACTAAACTTAGGAAATTGTTTGGCAACTAAACAATACATGTATACAAAATCTTAAAAAATTCCATGTGCAAGATTAATGAACAATTTTAATCATGGAAATTAATATTACATTGTGGAATGAGGATAATAACAGGATCTTAGTGGGAGAAAACTGCAGCTAGCATTTCTCTTGATCTGCGTATATGTTAATTAGTAACTTTTTCAGGAGCTATCACACAGATATGGAAGTTATATTAGAGGTCTACGTACCAATGTAGAACAAAGTGAAGCTCAAGGTATACAATgaaaattattaattaattcCGCATAAATGTGATAAAGAATGTAATACAATTATGTACCATGTTGAGATCTGGTGAAGCATATGGAGAGATGCCTCGTTTGGAGCGCAGCAATACATGATTATCCAAGAAGTATGTGTGGTGCTGGTGGTGATAGTAATTCCGATTGCGATAGCAGGCAGGACAGAGATCAAAGGTGGAGCGATGCTCATGAGCTCCGTCAAAGCAAGCAACGCAAGTGAAATACAAACCACAGAGGTGTACACCGCACCGATACCCTTGGCACTTGATGTACCTCGTTTTAATGATATAATAGAAAGTGAGAACTTCCCCAAAATCCAATCCACCATCGCCATTGCGGTCAAGTCTTTTGAAGAAGTTTGGATCGTTAATAATCCAGTTGTAGCCACTTTGCTGGAGGAAGTCATTGAACTCCAAGCAGCTGATTTGACCATCCCCGTTGGTGTCCATAGATCGGAAGAAAGACCCTGCCAGATCCTGAAGCTGTTGAGTGCCATTGTCGTAGTATGCTAAAGCAGCTGCATGTAGTTCTTCCATTGCCATATAGCTAGCTGCTAGATAGAACAATACCAGCTGCTTGATCTGTTAGCTTGTTCTTTAATTGATTGGAAACCCAAAATAAGATACTGATCAATCTGgtttagtatatatatatatatatatatatatatatatatgcaggcaTGAACACGTACCGGTCAGTAAACTATCCACTTgacaaagaaaaaatgaaaaaataaaaaatccaa
Coding sequences within:
- the LOC133712908 gene encoding uncharacterized protein LOC133712908, producing the protein MAMEELHAAALAYYDNGTQQLQDLAGSFFRSMDTNGDGQISCLEFNDFLQQSGYNWIINDPNFFKRLDRNGDGGLDFGEVLTFYYIIKTRYIKCQGYRCGVHLCGLYFTCVACFDGAHEHRSTFDLCPACYRNRNYYHHQHHTYFLDNHVLLRSKRGISPYASPDLNMAMTPTPPPAVYNNINYYIAAAPQRHSWFQVFRVFEMALTAASVAANCTIM